In a single window of the Jaculus jaculus isolate mJacJac1 chromosome 9, mJacJac1.mat.Y.cur, whole genome shotgun sequence genome:
- the LOC101601612 gene encoding keratin-associated protein 2-1-like, translated as MTGSCCGSFSSQSCGGCCQPCCCRDPCCCRPVSCQTTVCRPVTCVPHCTRPICEPCRRPVCCDPCSLQQGCCRPITCCPSSCTAVVCRPCCWTSTSCQPISVQAPCCRPPCCQPAPCRTICRSSPCNTCC; from the coding sequence atgaccggctcctGCTGCGGCTCCTTCTCCTCCCAGAGCTGCGGAGGCTGCTGCCAGCCCTGCTGCTGCCGCGACCCCTGCTGCTGCCGCCCGGTGTCCTGCCAGACCACGGTGTGCCGCCCCGTCACCTGCGTGCCCCACTGCACGCGCCCCATCTGCGAGCCCTGCCGCCGCCCCGTCTGCTGCGACCCCTGCAGCCTGCAGCAGGGCTGCTGCCGCCCCATCACCTGCTGCCCCTCCTCCTGCACCGCCGTGGTGTGCAGGCCCTGCTGCTGGACCTCCACCAGCTGCCAGCCCATCTCCGTGCAGGCGCCCTGCTGCAGGCCACCCTGCTGCCAGCCTGCTCCCTGCCGCACCATCTGCAGGTCCTCCCCCTGCAACACATGCTGCTGA
- the LOC123463353 gene encoding keratin-associated protein 2-1-like: protein MTGSCCGSFSSQSCGGCCQPCCCRDPCCCRPVSCQTTVCRPVTCVPHCTRPICEPCRRPVCCDPCSLQQGCCRPITCCPSSCTAVVCRPCCWTSTSCQPISVQAPCCRPPCCQPAPCRTICRSSPCNTCC, encoded by the coding sequence atgaccggctcctGCTGCGGCTCCTTCTCCTCCCAGAGCTGCGGAGGCTGCTGCCAGCCCTGCTGCTGCCGCGACCCCTGCTGCTGCCGCCCGGTGTCCTGCCAGACCACGGTGTGCCGCCCCGTCACCTGCGTGCCCCACTGCACGCGCCCCATCTGCGAGCCCTGCCGCCGCCCCGTCTGCTGCGACCCCTGCAGCCTGCAGCAGGGCTGCTGCCGCCCCATCACCTGCTGCCCCTCCTCCTGCACCGCCGTGGTGTGCAGGCCCTGCTGCTGGACCTCCACCAGCTGCCAGCCCATCTCCGTGCAGGCGCCCTGCTGCAGGCCACCCTGCTGCCAGCCTGCTCCCTGCCGCACCATCTGCAGGTCCTCCCCCTGCAACACGTGCTGCTGA
- the LOC123463350 gene encoding keratin-associated protein 4-6-like encodes MCNSCCGSVCSEQGCGQETCCQPSCMQTTCCRTTCCRPSCCVSSCCRPSCCRPQCCISSCCRPTCCRPQCCISSCCRPTCCRPQCCISSCCQPSCGGSSCCRPCCCRPCCCLRPVCGQVSCHTTCYRPTCVISTCPRPMCCAVPCPCC; translated from the coding sequence ATGTGCAACTCCTGTTGTGGCTCCGTCTGCTCTGAGCAGGGCTGTGGCCAGGAGACCTGCTGCCAGCCCAGCTGCATGCAGACCACCTGCTGCAGGACCACCTGCTGCCGCCCCAGCTGCTGCGTGtccagctgctgccgccccagctgctgcagaccccagtgctgcatctccagctgctgccgccccacctgctgcagaccccagtgctgcatctccagctgctgccgccccacctgctgcaggccccagtgctgcatctccagctgctgccagcccTCCTGTGGTggctccagctgctgccgccCCTGCTGCTGCCGCCCCTGCTGCTGCCTGCGGCCAGTGTGCGGCCAGGTCTCCTGCCACACCACTTGCTACCGCCCAACCTGCGTCATCTCCACCTGCCCCCGCCCCATGTGCTGCGCCGTCCCTTGCCCTTGCTGCTAA